The following is a genomic window from Sulfitobacter pontiacus.
TGAGTTATCCCTCGGTTTGAATTCATATGCCCATACCGGGGAATCCGGTAAAGGTATGAGAGGTGTTTTCAGCGTTTGCCCTAGTTTTGGCAAGGATCGCGGAAGCCTTGGCATCATTGGAAAAAACTGTGATGCAGCTATGTCACAGTTGCGCACACCCGCAGAATGCACGGACGGGCCAAGAACGCAGAGGCACAGGTGCCCTGTACTCTAGTATACACTGACATTGCGCTTGCCCACCGAACCCCGCTTGGATAGACCTGTGCCCAAACAGGCAAAGGACGGTCGAGATGGTGCGCAGTTCGGTATTCAAATCTACACTAGCCCTCGTGGTGGTCTCAGCGCTTGGCGCATGCGGTGGCCTGAACTTCGGCCCGCCCAACGACAACGACCCGAACCTCGGGCTGTCTCCGACGAACCCCAACTATGTCGAGACGAACCCAGACAACACCATTTGGGCGATCTTCAACCGCAAAGACAATGACACCAGCGTGTCGGTCAACAAATACCTGTGGTCCGCGTCGCTCGAAGTTCTCAACTTTCTGCCCGTGCAATCCATCGACCCCTATACCGGCGTGATCGTGACCGGCTATGGCACCCCCCCGGGGGGCAGCCAGTCCTATCGCGCGACGGTCCTGATTGATGATCCCGCGCTTGATGCACGGTCGCTGAACATCGCGCTGCAAACCCGTGGCGGCCGCACGGTCAGCAAAGCAACCTCTCGCGCGGTCGAAGACGCGATCCTGAGCCGTGCGCGTGAAATGCGCATTGCCGACGCCAAATTCTAAGCCCGCACCCGTCTATTCCCCATTATCACGCCGGGCCACGCGCTAGTCGCTCGCCCGGCGTTTTTCGTTGATAAGGTCCGCCAAGATGCCCTCCTACTCCCCCGCCGAAATCGAAGCCCGCTGGCAAGCCGCCTGGGAAAAAAACGATGTGTTCCAAGCGGTACGCAACGCCGACAAGCCGAAGTATTACGTGCTCGAGATGTTTCCCTATCCGTCGGGGCGCATCCACATGGGGCACGTGCGGAACTATACGATGGGCGACGTGATCGCGCGCTACAAGATCGCGACGGGGCATAACGTGCTGCACCCGATGGGCTGGGATGCCTTCGGGATGCCCGCGGAAAATGCCGCGATGGCTATTGGCGGTCACCCCAAAGACTGGACCTATGGCAACATCGCCGACATGCGCGACCAGATGAAACCGCTGGGGTTGTCGATCGACTGGTCCCGCGAATTCGCCACCTGCGACCCCGAATATTACGGCCAGCAGCAGGCGCTGTTCCTCGATTTCCTGTCGGAAGGGCTGGTCTATCGCAAGAACGCCATCGTGAACTGGGATCCGGTCGATATGACCGTTCTGGCCAACGAACAGGTCGAGGCAGGGCGCGGCTGGCGCTCTGGCGCGCTGGTGGAACGGCGCGAGCTGACGCAATGGTTCTTCAAAATCTCCGACCACTCGGAAGAGCTGCTTGATGCGTTGGACACGCTTGATAACTGGCCCGCGAAGGTCAAACTGATGCAGGCCAACTGGATCGGCAAGTCGCGCGGGCTGCAATTCGCGTTCTCGACCATCGACGCGCCGGAAGGGTTCGACCGGATTGAAGTCTACACCACGCGCCCCGACACCCTGCTTGGCGCAAGCTTTGTCGGCATTTCGCCCGATCACCCGCTGGCCAAACTGCTTGAGAAAGACTCGCCCGAGATTGCGGAGTTCTGTGCCGAATGTCGCAAGGGCGGCACGACCGAAGAAGCGATCGAGACTGCCGAAAAGCTGGGGATGGATACCGGCCTGCGTGTGCGCCACCCCTTCGATACCGCTTGGGAACTGCCCATCTATATCGCGAACTTCATCCTGATGGATTATGGCACAGGGGCGATCTTTGGCTGCCCCGCCCACGATGCGCGGGACTTTGAATTCGCCACCAAATACGGGCTGCCGATTACGTCGACCTTCTTGCCGTCCGAGGACGCAGACCCGAAGCTCGCCGCGCCCTTCGTGCCGGCGAAATCCGAAAAAGTGTATTACAACGGCGGCTTTGCCGGCGAGAAATGGCAAACTGGCGAAGAGGCGATCATTGCGGCCATCGACGCCTGCGAAGCGCAGGGCGTGGGCCAAGGCGTGACCAAATACCGCCTGCGCGATTGGGGCCTGTCCCGGCAACGCTACTGGGGCTGCCCGATCCCGGTCGTGCATTGCGACACCTGCGGCGTGGTGCCCGAAAAGAAAGAGAACCTGCCGATCGAGCTGCCCTATGACGTCAGCTTTGACACGCCTGGCAATCCGTTGGACCGACACCCCACATGGCGCGACTGCGCCTGCCCGTCTTGCGGTGCGCCCGCGAAACGCGAAACCGATACGATGGACACATTCGTCGATTCCTCTTGGTATTTCGCCCGCTTTACCGCGCCACGCGCTGACACGCCGACCAATATGGCGGATGCGGAATACTGGATGAATGTGGACCAATATATCGGTGGCATCGAACACGCGATTCTGCACCTGCTGTATTCGCGCTTCTTCGCCCGCGCGATGCAGATCACCGGCCACCTGCCCGAAAAGGCGATTGAGCCGTTTAACGCGCTGTTCACGCAAGGCATGGTAACGCATGAGATCTACCAGACCCGCGACGCAAATGACCGCCCCGTCTATCACCTGCCCGAAGATGTGACCGACGGTAAACTCGCCGATGGGACAGAGGTTGAAATCATCCCTTCGGCCAAGATGTCGAAGTCGAAGAAAAACGTGGTCGACCCGCTGGGGATCATCGCGAACTACGGGGCGGATACCGCCCGCTGGTTCGTTCTGTCCGATTCGCCCCCCGAACGCGATGTCGAATGGACCGCATCCGGGGCAGAGGCGGCGTATAAGCACCTAAACCGCGTGTGGAACATCAGCAGCCGCATCGCCGAGATGGACGACAGCGCCGCAGGCACCGGCGACGACGATCTGCTGCGCGCGATGCACAAGACGATCCACGATGTCACGATGGGTGTGGAATCCTTTGGCTTCAACGCCGCGATTGCCAAGCTTTATGCCTTTACCGCGACGTTGCAGAAATCCAAGGCGGGCAAAGCCGCACAGCGCGAAGCGATCATGACGCTGGCCCAGTTGATGGCCCCGATGACCCCCCACCTGGCAGAGGAAATCTGGACCGCGCAAGGCGGCGACGGGTTGATCACCACCTCGACCTGGCCGCAAGCAGACGAAGCGATGCTGGTCGACGATACGGTGACCTTGCCGATCCAGATCAATGGCAAACGCCGCGCGGAAATTCAGGTACCTGCCGATATGCCGAAGGAAGAGGTTGAAAAGATCGCGCTGAGCCACGAAGCTGTCATTCGTACCCTTGATGGGGCCACGCCTAAAAAGGTCATCGTTGTGCCCGGACGGATCGTCAATGTCGTTGCTTAACCGCCGTTTTCTTATCGCATTGCCACTGCTGGTCCTGGCGGCCTGCGGGTTTCAACCCGTTTACGGCCCCGGCGGCACTGGCACGGCGCTGCAAAACGCGGTGCAGGTCGACGCGCCGAATGATGCCTATTCCTACACGCTCGTTCGCGAGATCGAGACGCGGTTGGGCCGCGCCGCCAGCCCGCGTTATGCTTTGGCCCTGACCGTCGATACCTCGGAAGAGGGGTTGGCGATCGACAGCGAAGACAACACCACACGGTATAATCTGGTCGGCAAGGTCGATTTCGCCCTGCGCAACCTCAGCAGTGGTCAGATCGAGGTGTCAGGAAATGTCGAAAACTTTACCGGCTATTCCGCGACCGGGTCGACTGTTGCAACGCTCGCGGCAGAACGTGATGCCCAAAAACGCTTGATGGTCATGTTGGCCGACCAGCTGGTCACCCGCCTTTACGCGGCCGATCTGACCCCATGAAGCTGCCCCCGCGCGACGCGAATGCCTATTTCGCCAAGCCCGATCCGACGAAGACCGGGCTGCTGATCTATGGCGGCGATGCGATGCGTGTCGCGTTGAAACGACAGACTTTCCTGAAAAACCTGCTGGGCCCTAATGCCGAAGAAGAAATGCGCCTGACCCGTATTCAGGCCGCTGACCTGCGGCGGGATGCGCCTATGTTGCTGGACGCGATCAAGGCCGTGGGTTTCTTTCCGGGGCCGCGCGCGGCTTTTGTGGAAGACGCCAACGACAATATCGCCAAAATCCTAACCGATGCACTGGCCGACTGGCAGCCGGGCGACGCCCAGATCGTCGTGTCGGCGGGGGATCTGAAAAAAACCTCCAAGGTGCTCAAGGCGTTCGAGGCACATAAGAACGCTTTCGCCACCCCAATCTACGACAATCCGCCCGACCGGGCAGAGATTGAACGCGTGCTTGCCGAAGCAAAGCTCAGCCCCGAGGCGGATGCGATGGGGGCGCTTAGTGAATTGGCGCGGGTGCTTGATCCGGGCGATTTTCGTCAAATGGTCGATAAAATCACGCTTTATAAGATCGGCGACGCAGGCCCCCTCACGGCAGAGGATGTGGTCAACTGCGCCCCCACCTCGACAGAGGCAGAGGTCGACGACATCCTGCATGTCGTAGCAGAGGCGCGCGCGGGCGACATCGGCCCCGTGATGGCCAAGCTGCAGGCCCAAGGGGTGAACGCCGTGACGCTGATCATCATGGCGACACGTCATTTTCGCACGCTTTACCGCATCGCGAGCAATCCGGGCGGCCAGATCTGGGGCGTGCGCGACCGCGATCGCGCCATGCGTCAGGCCAAAAACTGGGGCGCGGCCAAACTGGAAACCGCATTGACCGTGCTGACAGACACCGACCTGACGCTTCGGTCAGCAGGCCAACACGCGCCGACGATGGCGCTGGTCGAACGCGCCTTTATCCGCCTCGCCATGCTGGGGGCACAACGCTAATTTCAGGTTAATTCTTGGGAGGGAATATCGATGTATAAGGTAATCGGGGCAACCAAAACGCGGGCGATGCGGGTGATGTGGATGCTCGAGGAGTTGGGCCAGCCCTACAATCACCTGCCCTGTGCGCCGCGTTCGGACGAGGCCAAGCAATACAACCCGTCCGGCAAAATTCCCGCACTTGTGGACGGCGACGACGTGCTGACCGATTCTGTCGCGATCATGCAGTATCTGGCGGACAAGCATGGCGCGCTGACCGCCCCCGCTGGCACCGCGGCCCGTGCGCATCAGGATGCGTTGACCTTCTGGCTGATCGACGAAATGGATGCGATCCTTTGGGCTGCGGCGAAACACAGCTTTGTTTTCCCGCAGGAACAGCGCGTCCCCGAGATCAAGGATAGCCTGAAAGCCGAATTCGCCCGCTCCGCTGCGATCCTTTCAGACAGGTTGGACGGGCCGTTCCTGATGGGGGAGGAGGTCACCATACCGGATTTGCTGGCGACCCATTGCATCAACTGGTCCATCGGCGCGGGATTTGCGCGGGTGGATGACAAGCTGGGAAATTGGGCCAAGTCCATGCGTGACCGCCCCGCGTTCAAGGCCGCCGCCACCCGCGAAGGTTAATCCCGCTGCGCCCAAGCGGCAGCGTGTTGGCCGGCCCATCGGCCTGTCGCAAGGCAGGCCGAGATCAGATACCCGCCCGTCGGGCCCTCCCAATCCAGCATTTCGCCTGCAACGAAAACGCCGGGGCGGGCGTGTAGCATCAACCCGTCATCCAGCGCATCAAGCTTTACCCCGCCTGCGGTGGAAATCGCCTCGTCCAGCGGGCGCAGCCCTGCGTGTTTCACCGGCAGCGCTTTCAGCAACCTCGCCAAGTCAGTCGCGTTCGCCGGCAAGGGGCGCGCCATTTCCTGAAGCAGCGCAATCTTGGCCACGTCCAGTTTGAGCGTTTTGCGCAGATAGTTTGCCACGCTCATCTTGCCACGTGGCTTAGCCAGCTTTTCGACCAGCGCCTCGCGAGAGTGATCCGGCAGCAGGTCCAGCATCAGCGGATGCCCCTCACGCAGCCCGCGCGACACGGTATAGATCCCGCCGCCTTCCAATCCGCGGGCGGAAATCACCGCCTCCCCCCGCGATCGGTAGGTGCCTGATTTCAAGCCGATCCCTTTCAGCGCCGCGCCGAAATGCGCCTCCATATGCGCCGACCAGTTCATCGCGATTCCTGCATTGGCAGGCGCAAAAGGCGCGATATCGACGCCCGCGTCGCGCAGCGGCAAAGCCCAGGCACCGGTGGACCCCAAGCGCGACCAGCTTGCCCCGCCCATGGCCAGCACAGTGACATCGGCCGGCAAGCCTTTCATGCCGTCTGGCGTATCGAACACCGGCGCGCCGTCTTCCCATCCGGTCCAACGCCAGCGGGTATTCACCGCAACACCTGCATCGGCCAGCCGCGCCAGCCACGCACGCAGCAGCGGCGACGCCTTCATCACGGTCGGGAAAACCCGCCCGGTAGAGCCGGTGAATAGGGTTTGCCCCAATCCCTTGGCCCATTCCTGCACCGCCGTAGCATCGAAACTGTTAAGAATGGGTTCAAGCGTTCCTTTCGCCGTCGAAAAAGCGTTCAGGAATTTGGCGTGTTCTTCGGCCTTGGTGATATTCAGCCCCGATTTACCCGCCATCAACAGCTTGCGCCCGACGGATGGCTTGTGATCGCAGACCGTCACCGCCATGCCTGCCGCGGCCATCATTTCGGCCGCCATCAGCCCTGCAGGCCCCGCGCCGATGACAACCCCGCGGCGGGCGGGCAAATTTTCTGATGTCATGACGTGCTCTTCCATTCGGGTTAAGGATATAGCTGTGAGTTACAGCGGCACCATTAACTTGACCTTAAACCAAATGCACGAGGGTCGTGCTTATTCCAATAAAAGGGCAGAACATGCGCATCATTTTAATCATCTCGGGCCTTACACTGCTGGCAAGCTGCGGCGTGCCCTTTGTCCCGTTCATCTAACGGCCTGACCTAGGGCATCTCGGCAGGGGTTTCGGGCGGGGCGCACATCGCTTTGATTCCAGTGGCAATTTCGGGCGTGGCGGCAACGGTATCGGCGACGATATCGCGTGCGCTTTGCATAAGCTCCTCGGCTGGCACGATACGATCGACCAAGCCGAACGTTAGTGCCTCTTCGGCGGTGATCTTCTGCCCGCCCATCAGAATAAGCTTGCTGCGCGCAGGGCCGATCAAGGCTGCCATACGTGCGGGGTCGCTGGGTTGCGGCAAGAACCCCAGTTTCATCACCGGATAGAAAAATCTGGCCCCGGGCACGCAGATCCGCAGATCGCAGGCCAGCGCCATCCCCATAGCGCCCCCCGCCAGCGTCCCGTTCAGCGCGCAGATGCTCAGCCCCGGGAGCGCGGCAATCGCGCCCGACAGCCTCTCCCATATGTCAGAGACAGCGAGCCCGGCGCGCGCCTCGTCCAGATCGGCACCGGCGCTGAACACTTTGCCAGTACCCGTCAGGATCACCGCGCGGGCGGCTTGGGCGTCTTCCATGAACTCGGCCAGGGCGACCAGCATCTCGTGGGTGAGAGAATTCGCCTTGTCCGGCCGGTTGATCGTCGCGACCCAGACAGGGCCTTCGCGGTCGAAATCGATCATACCAGACCAATCGCTTTGCGGATGCCCTCGTCGCGCAGCGAGATTTCCTCGCCACAGTATGTGTCGGCCTCGGCGCTGCACATCCACAACAGGGCCCGCGCGGGCCAATCGGCGGGAATGTGATCTTCCCATGCCAGTTCGCTGACGGGGTTGATGCCGCTTGCCTTGATCTCGCGCTGCATCTGGGTTGCGACCGTGCCCGGCGACAGGCCGATGGCGCGGATCCCGTTCGCGGCTTCCTCTAGGTGGATCGACCGGCCCATCATGTTCACCGCCGCTTTGGACGCGCAATAGTGGCTCCAGGCTTCGATGGCGTGATGCGCGGCACCCGAGCTGATGGTCAGGATCGACCCGCCGCCTGCGTCTTTCATCACGGGCAAGACAGCGCGCATGCCGTTGTAGACGCCCTTGAGGTTGATATCGATGACCTGCGACCATTCGTCAGGGTCCGACGCGGAAAGATGCGAGATCGGTTCGATCACACCGGCGTTGTTGATCAGCACATCGACGCCGCCAAAGGCCCCCAGCACCGTTTCCACCGCCGAGGACATCTCACCGAAACGGGCCACGTTGCAGGGGATCGCGATGGCTTGCTTGCCAATTTCGCCCGCCAGATCGGCAATCGCGTCCTGAGACCGCGCCATCAGCACGACATTCGCCCCTGCGTCTGCAAAAACCCGTGCCGCTTCGGCCCCGATCCCGCGGCTGGCACCGGTGATCATCACGGTTTTACCTGTCATATCCATCGTATAATTCCCTTTGTCATCAATAAGCCCCGCACGGGGCCTGCCGTACACGGCGTTTGGTGACATCGTTAGCAACAACATCCGCCAGCGCCAATCAAAAGCGCCCCCGCGGGCGGAACATCGCAGATTGGCGCGGGTCGCTTTGCCTTGTAAGGTGGCGTCGGGCGCTTACCTTTAGCGCAACCGCGCTGTCACCGGATAGCCGCCCGCGATTTGCGACAAAGGAATTTTTCATGATCCGCCCTCTCTTCGGCAGTGCCGCCCTCTCAGTTCTTTTTACCTCGTCCAGCGCCTTGGCGGATGTGACGCCGCAGGATGTGTGGCGTGACTGGCAGGACCATATGCAAAGCATGGGCTATGCGCTGACGGCCACCGAAAAGGTATCCGGGGATACGCTCGCGGTGAGCAATGTCCGCTTTGATCTGACGAGCGAGCCTGATCTGGGCCAGATCTCGATGTCGCTTGAACAATTGAGCCTTGTGCAAAACGACGATGGCACCGTGTCGGTGGTCATGCCCGACGCAATGCCCTTGGTGTTCGAAATCACCCCGACCGACCCGGACGAAGACCGCGTGCGCGCAGCGCTGACCGTGAACCAGACTGGCCAGGACATGCGCGTGAGCGGGACGCCGACCGACCTGAGCAGCGCCTATGCTGCCGGCCTTCTAGGCTTGACGCTGGATCAGATGACGGTGGGCGACGAGACCTTCGGCCCCGACAACGCGTCGTTGAATGTGGTGCTGAACAACGTCGAATACGCCTCTAAATCTGTCCTGGAAGATATGCGCGCCTATGCGCAGGACGGGTCTATTGCGTCGATGACTTTTGACATGCGGTTCAAAGACCCCAAAGAGC
Proteins encoded in this region:
- a CDS encoding DUF3576 domain-containing protein, which gives rise to MVRSSVFKSTLALVVVSALGACGGLNFGPPNDNDPNLGLSPTNPNYVETNPDNTIWAIFNRKDNDTSVSVNKYLWSASLEVLNFLPVQSIDPYTGVIVTGYGTPPGGSQSYRATVLIDDPALDARSLNIALQTRGGRTVSKATSRAVEDAILSRAREMRIADAKF
- a CDS encoding glutathione S-transferase family protein translates to MYKVIGATKTRAMRVMWMLEELGQPYNHLPCAPRSDEAKQYNPSGKIPALVDGDDVLTDSVAIMQYLADKHGALTAPAGTAARAHQDALTFWLIDEMDAILWAAAKHSFVFPQEQRVPEIKDSLKAEFARSAAILSDRLDGPFLMGEEVTIPDLLATHCINWSIGAGFARVDDKLGNWAKSMRDRPAFKAAATREG
- a CDS encoding enoyl-CoA hydratase/isomerase family protein, whose protein sequence is MIDFDREGPVWVATINRPDKANSLTHEMLVALAEFMEDAQAARAVILTGTGKVFSAGADLDEARAGLAVSDIWERLSGAIAALPGLSICALNGTLAGGAMGMALACDLRICVPGARFFYPVMKLGFLPQPSDPARMAALIGPARSKLILMGGQKITAEEALTFGLVDRIVPAEELMQSARDIVADTVAATPEIATGIKAMCAPPETPAEMP
- a CDS encoding SDR family oxidoreductase gives rise to the protein MDMTGKTVMITGASRGIGAEAARVFADAGANVVLMARSQDAIADLAGEIGKQAIAIPCNVARFGEMSSAVETVLGAFGGVDVLINNAGVIEPISHLSASDPDEWSQVIDINLKGVYNGMRAVLPVMKDAGGGSILTISSGAAHHAIEAWSHYCASKAAVNMMGRSIHLEEAANGIRAIGLSPGTVATQMQREIKASGINPVSELAWEDHIPADWPARALLWMCSAEADTYCGEEISLRDEGIRKAIGLV
- a CDS encoding TIGR03862 family flavoprotein, translated to MTSENLPARRGVVIGAGPAGLMAAEMMAAAGMAVTVCDHKPSVGRKLLMAGKSGLNITKAEEHAKFLNAFSTAKGTLEPILNSFDATAVQEWAKGLGQTLFTGSTGRVFPTVMKASPLLRAWLARLADAGVAVNTRWRWTGWEDGAPVFDTPDGMKGLPADVTVLAMGGASWSRLGSTGAWALPLRDAGVDIAPFAPANAGIAMNWSAHMEAHFGAALKGIGLKSGTYRSRGEAVISARGLEGGGIYTVSRGLREGHPLMLDLLPDHSREALVEKLAKPRGKMSVANYLRKTLKLDVAKIALLQEMARPLPANATDLARLLKALPVKHAGLRPLDEAISTAGGVKLDALDDGLMLHARPGVFVAGEMLDWEGPTGGYLISACLATGRWAGQHAAAWAQRD
- the leuS gene encoding leucine--tRNA ligase, whose amino-acid sequence is MPSYSPAEIEARWQAAWEKNDVFQAVRNADKPKYYVLEMFPYPSGRIHMGHVRNYTMGDVIARYKIATGHNVLHPMGWDAFGMPAENAAMAIGGHPKDWTYGNIADMRDQMKPLGLSIDWSREFATCDPEYYGQQQALFLDFLSEGLVYRKNAIVNWDPVDMTVLANEQVEAGRGWRSGALVERRELTQWFFKISDHSEELLDALDTLDNWPAKVKLMQANWIGKSRGLQFAFSTIDAPEGFDRIEVYTTRPDTLLGASFVGISPDHPLAKLLEKDSPEIAEFCAECRKGGTTEEAIETAEKLGMDTGLRVRHPFDTAWELPIYIANFILMDYGTGAIFGCPAHDARDFEFATKYGLPITSTFLPSEDADPKLAAPFVPAKSEKVYYNGGFAGEKWQTGEEAIIAAIDACEAQGVGQGVTKYRLRDWGLSRQRYWGCPIPVVHCDTCGVVPEKKENLPIELPYDVSFDTPGNPLDRHPTWRDCACPSCGAPAKRETDTMDTFVDSSWYFARFTAPRADTPTNMADAEYWMNVDQYIGGIEHAILHLLYSRFFARAMQITGHLPEKAIEPFNALFTQGMVTHEIYQTRDANDRPVYHLPEDVTDGKLADGTEVEIIPSAKMSKSKKNVVDPLGIIANYGADTARWFVLSDSPPERDVEWTASGAEAAYKHLNRVWNISSRIAEMDDSAAGTGDDDLLRAMHKTIHDVTMGVESFGFNAAIAKLYAFTATLQKSKAGKAAQREAIMTLAQLMAPMTPHLAEEIWTAQGGDGLITTSTWPQADEAMLVDDTVTLPIQINGKRRAEIQVPADMPKEEVEKIALSHEAVIRTLDGATPKKVIVVPGRIVNVVA
- the lptE gene encoding LPS assembly lipoprotein LptE, which gives rise to MSLLNRRFLIALPLLVLAACGFQPVYGPGGTGTALQNAVQVDAPNDAYSYTLVREIETRLGRAASPRYALALTVDTSEEGLAIDSEDNTTRYNLVGKVDFALRNLSSGQIEVSGNVENFTGYSATGSTVATLAAERDAQKRLMVMLADQLVTRLYAADLTP
- the holA gene encoding DNA polymerase III subunit delta, which encodes MKLPPRDANAYFAKPDPTKTGLLIYGGDAMRVALKRQTFLKNLLGPNAEEEMRLTRIQAADLRRDAPMLLDAIKAVGFFPGPRAAFVEDANDNIAKILTDALADWQPGDAQIVVSAGDLKKTSKVLKAFEAHKNAFATPIYDNPPDRAEIERVLAEAKLSPEADAMGALSELARVLDPGDFRQMVDKITLYKIGDAGPLTAEDVVNCAPTSTEAEVDDILHVVAEARAGDIGPVMAKLQAQGVNAVTLIIMATRHFRTLYRIASNPGGQIWGVRDRDRAMRQAKNWGAAKLETALTVLTDTDLTLRSAGQHAPTMALVERAFIRLAMLGAQR